Proteins co-encoded in one Setaria viridis chromosome 9, Setaria_viridis_v4.0, whole genome shotgun sequence genomic window:
- the LOC117839811 gene encoding plant intracellular Ras-group-related LRR protein 5 → MVEAPGMAPATAEAVEELTRLYRELPPRPAVEEVEAAAAVLASADAEEEARLAEIDAEEAAARARGRPAVPTELLDVLREARRNAVRLRALQQRKEAAHVVELERRFKVFDDLIQRASRVLSPGDGGGGGGGGAVVVDEVVEVEARRRPELAVAVAAAATEIDRGSKGGLGLEPKSVSTLRRAASAGNDTEKLGLIQVASLIESSAKKGTRELNLRGKLVDQVEWLPVSLGKLQDVTELDLSENRIMALPSTIGSLRYLTKLDLHANQLINLPDTFGELSNLINLDLRANQLKSLPTSFGNLTSLANLDLSSNMLRNLPDCLGKLTNLRRLIAETNELEELPYTIGSCTSLVELRLDFNQLKALPEAIGKLEKLEILTLHYNRIKGLPTTIGHLTRLRELDVSFNEVEMIPENICFAASLVKLNVSRNFADLRALPRSIGELEMLEELDISSNQIRVLPDSFGNLSNLRVFHADETPLEVPPKEVVKLGAQEVVNYMKNMVAARGASQKERDKRSFWAWLHSLFGCCKKDQGIESIPV, encoded by the exons ATGGTGGAGGCGCCGGggatggcgccggcgacggcggaggcggtggaggagctcACGCGGCTGTACCGggagctgccgccgcgcccggccgtggaggaggtggaggcggcggcggcggtgctggcctcggcggacgcggaggaggaggcgcgcctCGCCGAGATcgacgcggaggaggcggcggcgcgggcgcgggggcggccggccgtCCCCACCGAGCTCCTCGACGTGCTGCGGGAGGCCAGGCGCAACGCCGTCAGGCTCCGCGCGCTGCAGCAGCGGAAGGAGGCCGCCCACGTCGTCGAGCTCGAGAGAAGGTTCAAGGTCTTCGACGACCTCATCCAGAGGGCGTCGCGCGTGTTGTCCCccggtgatggaggaggaggtgggggtggtggcgccgtcgtcgtcgacgaggtCGTGGAGGTGGAGGCCAGGCGGAGGCcggagctggcggtggcggtggccgcggcggcaacGGAGATAGACCGCGGAAGCAAGGGCGGATTGGGATTGGAACCCAAGTCCGTCTCGACGCTGCGTCGGGCTGCTTCTGCAG GTAATGACACAGAAAAGCTGGGCCTTATCCAAGTGGCAAGCCTTATAGAGTCATCAGCAAAGAAGGGGACTAGAGAGCTCAATCTCCGTGGTAAGCTGGTGGACCAAGTTGAGTGGCTCCCTGTCTCACTTGGGAAACTACAAGATGTTACTGAGCTTGATCTATCTGAGAATAGGATCATGGCACTCCCATCAACAATCGGTAGCCTTAGATACTTGACAAAGCTTGACCTCCACGCAAACCAGCTGATTAATCTACCTGATACCTTTGGGGAACTTTCCAACCTGATTAATCTTGACTTGCGGGCAAACCAGCTTAAATCTCTTCCTACATCATTTGGAAATCTCACGAGCCTGGCAAATCTTGATCTGAGTTCGAATATGTTGAGGAACCTTCCTGATTGTTTAGGAAAGTTGACAAACTTGAGAAGGTTAATTGCTGAGACGAACGAGCTTGAGGAGCTACCCTATACTATTGGATCTTGCACCTCTCTTGTGGAGCTTAGATTAGATTTTAATCAGCTAAAGGCCCTTCCAGAAGCCATTGGGAAGTTGGAAAAGCTAGAGATCCTCACATTACACTACAACAGAATCAAAGGCCTGCCTACAACAATCGGCCACCTTACCAGATTGAGAGAGCTGGATGTCAGTTTCAATGAAGTTGAAATGATTCCTGAGAACATTTGCTTTGCGGCGAGCCTTGTGAAGTTGAATGTCAGCAGGAACTTTGCTGACTTAAGAGCACTGCCAAGATCAATAGGGGAACTTGAGATGCTAGAGGAGTTGGACATCAGTAGTAACCAGATACGAGTACTGCCGGACTCATTTGGGAACCTCTCAAATCTACGCGTATTTCATGCTGATGAAACTCCACTGGAAGTACCACCTAAAGAAGTTGTAAAATTAGGAGCTCAG GAGGTGGTTAATTATATGAAGAATATGGTTGCTGCAAGGGGAGCAAGCCAGAAGGAAAGAGATAAGAGGAGCTTCTGGGCCTGGCTTCACTCGCTGTTCGGTTGTTGCAAAAAGGATCAAGGAATTGAATCAATTCCAGTTTAG